A single region of the Chiloscyllium punctatum isolate Juve2018m chromosome 15, sChiPun1.3, whole genome shotgun sequence genome encodes:
- the LOC140485936 gene encoding uncharacterized protein: MLKAILKPIGSPASVATLRISYRNSASTDQSNQEYSLSQWTFQYNPPASPTMMASQQQPQYNTNCQSPNTVLQLICFILYHVFTFDNQFFIQTHGTAMGTKFAPQYANIFMHRQRCPETRYIGETEQRLRQRMNGHHTTINRQEGSLPVEEHFSGSGHWILDLQVTILQGGLRDRKQRKVAEQRLTAKFRTHRKGLIRDFGFMSHTGDHH, from the exons ATGTTGAAGgccatcttgaaacctattggatccccagcttctgtcgcgacactacggatttcttatAGAAACTCAGCATCCACAGACCAGTCAAACCAGGAATATTCCTTGTCACAATGGACATTTCAATACAAcccaccagcatcccccacaatgatggcatcacagcaacagcctcagtacaacaccaactgccaatctccgaacaccgtcctacaactcatctgctttatcctctatcacgtcttcacctttgacaaccagttcttcatccagacacatggaacagctatggggaccaaatttgcaccccaatatgccaacatcttcatgcacag GCAAAGATGCCCGGAGAcacggtacattggggaaaccgagcaaaggctacgacaacggatgaatggacaccacacaacaatcaacagacaggagggttccctcccagttgaagAACACTTTAGTGGTTCAGGACATTGGATcctggaccttcaggtgaccatcctccaaggtggacttcgggacaggaagcagcgaaaagtggccgagcagaggctgacagctaaGTTCCGTACCCATAGGAAGGGCCTCATCcgggactttgggttcatgtcacatacagGAGACCACCATTga